A region of bacterium DNA encodes the following proteins:
- a CDS encoding cytochrome c3 family protein: MRAVIAVCALLAAGWAVAAATGPDTVVIDDVSHWFMPVEFDHAGHVDMAEACTTCHHDQEPGDETACGDCHLAEYDPASPDVPDLKMAFHRNCLGCHDENGATLACVDCHARKALPEGPELKGGAMK; the protein is encoded by the coding sequence ATGAGAGCCGTCATCGCCGTCTGCGCCCTGCTGGCCGCCGGTTGGGCCGTCGCCGCCGCCACCGGTCCCGACACCGTCGTGATCGACGACGTGAGCCACTGGTTCATGCCCGTCGAATTCGATCACGCCGGCCACGTCGACATGGCCGAGGCCTGCACCACCTGCCACCACGACCAGGAACCCGGCGACGAGACCGCCTGCGGCGACTGCCATCTGGCCGAGTACGATCCGGCCTCGCCGGACGTGCCCGACCTGAAGATGGCCTTCCACCGCAACTGCCTCGGCTGCCACGACGAGAACGGAGCGACCCTCGCCTGCGTGGACTGCCACGCGCGCAAGGCGTTGCCGGAGGGACCGGAGTTGAAGGGGGGCGCGATGAAGTAG